In Aquila chrysaetos chrysaetos chromosome 17, bAquChr1.4, whole genome shotgun sequence, one genomic interval encodes:
- the CDC42EP1 gene encoding LOW QUALITY PROTEIN: cdc42 effector protein 1 (The sequence of the model RefSeq protein was modified relative to this genomic sequence to represent the inferred CDS: deleted 1 base in 1 codon), which translates to MSLGKLPVLSWVSGSHGKRRLKSELTPDMISPPLGDFRHTMHVGRGGDVFGDTSFLSNHGGADTAKANNFFARTLRHVRRTPLRSRGGGGQAGTSPAPPAVSPIIKNAVSLPQLNEGTYDGGGGRGLTSKFSFKSASNSFSKTHQTYGLESGFCTIPRVPRLEKAQESTFSGEAELKRSDSLLSFRLDLGPSLMSELLQVMSFSETNGNEVGEDGPDLLCGEGTKDGVPPASGASQGEDKATTSFWDHSGQSSLSGANSLSGLSVRANGEAHAIEGAGQDPAWASEPGAATRGIPWQGHWNDCTIEAGEFDRAAQVLARHYGGTSTPRSSEKGEGPRQARTQALWETPSSSSWRSQVTGESRSPEATWNQGEEEEEEEEEAMLSSLQEGYAGARGRRSNSFEYADEEEEEDDEVKV; encoded by the exons ATGAGCCTGGGGAAGCTGCCGGTGCTCAGCTGGGTGTCAGGCTCCCACGGCAAGCGGCGGCTGAAGTCGGAGCTGACACCGGACATGATCAGCCCGCCGCTGGGGGACTTTCGGCACACCATGCACGTGGGACGTGGCGGGGACGTCTTCGGGGACACCTCTTTCCTCAGCAACCACGGCGGGGCCGACACGGCCAAAGCCAACAACTTCTTCGCCCGGACGCTGCGGCACGTCCGCCGGACGCCATTGAGGAGCCGGGGCGGTGGGGGCCAAGCGGGGACGTCGCCCGCCCCCCCAGCCGTCTCGCCCATCATCAAGAACGCCGTCTCCCTGCCACAGCTCAACGAGGGGACGTACGACGGCGGTGGCGGCCGGGGCTTGACCAGCAAGTTCTCCTTCAAAAGTGCCTCCAACAGCTTCTCCAAAACGCACCAGACCTACG GGCTGGAGTCCGGGTTTTGCACCATCCCTCGCGTCCCTCGCTTGGAAAAGGCCCAAGAGAGCACCTTCTCCGGGGAAGCAGAGCTGAAGCGCTCGGACTCCCTGCTCTCCTTCCGCCTGGACCTGGGGCCCTCCCTGATGAGCGAGCTCCTCCAGGTGATGAGCTTCTCCGAAACCAACGGGAACGAGGTGGGGGAAGATGGCCCAGACCTCCTGTGTGGTGAGGGGACCAAGGACGGGGTCCCTCCGGCATCGGGTGCATCCCAGGGAGAGGACAAGGCAACGACCAGTTTCTGGGACCACTCCGGGCAGAGCAGCCTGTCGGGAGCCAACTCGCTGTCGGGACTGTCGGTCCGTGCCAACGGAGAGGCACACGCCATCGAGGGCGCTGGACAGGACCCTGCCTGGGCTTCGGAGCCCGGGGCAGCAACCAGAGGAATCCCGTGGCAGGGGCACTGGAACGACTGCACCATCGAGGCGGGAGAGTTTGACCGGGCAGCCCAGGTCCTGGCCCGCCATTACGGTGGGACCAGCACCCCGCGGAGCTCGGAGAAGGGCGAGGGTCCCCGGCAAGCCCGGACGCAGGCTCTGTGGGAgacccccagcagcagctcgtGGCGGTCGCAAGTGACAGGGGAGAGCCGGTCCCCCGAGGCCACCTGG AAccaaggagaggaggaggaggaggaggaggaggaggccatGCTCTCCAGCCTGCAGGAGGGGTACGCTGGTGCCCGGGGGAGGCGCAGCAATTCCTTCGAGTATGCcgatgaggaggaggaggaggatgatgaAGTCAAGGTGTGA